In Pseudophryne corroboree isolate aPseCor3 chromosome 7, aPseCor3.hap2, whole genome shotgun sequence, a single window of DNA contains:
- the LOC134943864 gene encoding uncharacterized protein LOC134943864 produces MSGDEQQGPEQQPSFTLQLTAVDPSMPIQLQDIPQPTSSPQLAQAPPQTQIPDDFWASWTSQQAQSNATLTQHTQHLASLPHHLPRLSRNSGRLIVQVGRMATSMEQIRAENSQMNANLTRIIDDQQRHQQALVQIIQHNQVVNEALSRIVASHTATNTQLIASLNNLSSNIANMGGHQATSSSGTTTPVQTPVTSPVRRSSRARASEPAPSTHKRKK; encoded by the coding sequence atgtccggtgacgagcagcagggaccagaacaacagccatcattcacactgcaacttacagctgttgatccaagcatgccaatccagttgcaggatataccccaaccaaccagcagtccacaactggcacaagctccgccccaaaCCCAAATTCCAGACGACttttgggcaagttggacaagccaacaggcccaaagcaatgccacactCACccaacacacacaacaccttgccagtctgccccatcatcttccgcgtcttagtcgcaactcaggcagactaatAGTCCAAGTAGGGAGAATGGCGACCTCTATGGAACAAATTAGGGCGGAAAATAGTCAAATGAACGCAAACTTAACACGCATTATAGATgaccaacagcgacatcagcaggcacttgtacagataatacaacacaatcaagtggtgaatgaggccttatccagaatagtagccagccacactgctacaaacacacAGCTGATTGCCAGTTTGAATAATCTCAGCAGCAATATTGCTAACATGGGTGGCCATCAAGCtacctccagctctggaaccacaaCCCCGGTTCAAACGCCAgtcacctcccctgtccggcgttcatcaagagcacgtgccagtgagccagcacccagcacacacaagagaaaaAAATAA